Proteins encoded together in one Terriglobus saanensis SP1PR4 window:
- the deoC gene encoding deoxyribose-phosphate aldolase, which produces MAATSIVFDASAFSAQALSSARSLAAVLDHTLLKADATRTQVEKICAEAAEYRFACAMINPFWTEVAISALKGTGVPVGVVVGFPLGASLPSSKLDEADRVTKIGAHDVDMVLNIGALKSEDFKTVKIEIAQIASLVHDRGAILKVILETCLLTFEEKLRASEIAISAGADFIKTSTGFSTGGATADDIQLMRGVAGTRAGVKASGGIRTLEDARAMLAAGATRIGASASVRIVHELSGKTDANSTQATGY; this is translated from the coding sequence ATGGCCGCAACATCGATCGTTTTCGACGCATCCGCTTTCAGCGCACAGGCCCTCTCTTCGGCTCGATCGCTGGCTGCTGTTTTGGATCACACTCTGCTCAAAGCAGATGCCACCAGAACGCAGGTGGAAAAGATCTGCGCGGAAGCTGCCGAATACCGTTTTGCCTGTGCCATGATCAACCCCTTCTGGACCGAAGTAGCCATCTCGGCTCTAAAGGGTACGGGCGTGCCCGTTGGCGTTGTAGTTGGCTTCCCTCTCGGCGCATCGCTTCCAAGTTCCAAGCTGGATGAGGCAGACCGCGTGACGAAGATCGGTGCGCATGATGTCGATATGGTGCTCAACATCGGTGCATTGAAGTCGGAAGATTTCAAAACAGTCAAAATTGAGATCGCACAGATCGCCTCTCTGGTGCATGATCGTGGCGCTATTCTGAAGGTCATTCTGGAGACCTGCCTTCTTACCTTTGAGGAAAAACTTCGCGCTTCAGAGATTGCCATCTCCGCAGGCGCAGACTTTATCAAGACCAGCACAGGCTTCTCCACCGGCGGCGCGACGGCCGATGACATTCAACTCATGCGTGGCGTTGCGGGTACGCGGGCCGGGGTCAAGGCTTCGGGCGGCATTCGTACCCTGGAAGACGCGCGTGCGATGCTCGCAGCCGGAGCAACGCGTATCGGTGCCTCCGCCAGTGTCCGCATCGTGCATGAACTTTCGGGCAAGACGGACGCAAATTCCACACAAGCGACGGGCTACTAG
- a CDS encoding UdgX family uracil-DNA binding protein (This protein belongs to the uracil DNA glycosylase superfamily, members of which act in excision repair of DNA. However, it belongs more specifically to UdgX branch, whose founding member was found to bind uracil in DNA (where it does not belong), without cleaving it, appears to promote DNA repair by a pathway involving RecA, rather than base excision.) — MVQSESGISTAAPFVPAKHNLTAIREALPHCRGCELYRCATQVVPGAGRATVSIMLVGEQPGDQEDLQGKPFVDPAGEVLHRALAEISLDPAQIYVTNAVKHFKFVRNGKRRLHKNPRMSEITACRPWLLAEFDAIKPKIVLCLGASAAKSILGGTFGLMRDRGKILSTPFAEHVMATVHPSAVLRARDHATRDLLFRHLRDDLEAAFKFARHVA; from the coding sequence ATGGTGCAGTCAGAGAGTGGAATCAGCACAGCGGCCCCATTCGTTCCGGCCAAACACAATCTCACGGCGATTCGCGAAGCTTTGCCCCACTGCCGTGGATGCGAGCTTTATCGGTGCGCGACACAGGTCGTTCCCGGTGCCGGACGGGCAACCGTCTCCATCATGCTGGTGGGAGAACAGCCCGGGGATCAGGAAGACCTGCAGGGAAAGCCCTTCGTCGATCCTGCCGGAGAGGTCCTGCACCGCGCCCTTGCGGAGATTTCGCTCGATCCTGCCCAGATCTACGTGACCAACGCGGTCAAGCACTTCAAGTTTGTGAGGAATGGAAAGCGCCGTTTACACAAGAATCCAAGGATGTCAGAGATCACTGCCTGTCGCCCCTGGCTTCTGGCCGAGTTCGATGCCATCAAGCCAAAGATCGTTCTCTGCCTTGGAGCTTCGGCGGCAAAATCGATCCTCGGAGGCACCTTCGGCCTGATGCGCGACCGCGGGAAGATTCTGTCAACTCCTTTTGCCGAGCACGTTATGGCGACGGTGCATCCCTCTGCAGTCCTTCGCGCCCGTGATCACGCCACGCGGGACCTTCTCTTCCGTCACCTTCGGGACGACCTGGAAGCGGCGTTTAAGTTTGCCAGGCACGTTGCCTGA